A DNA window from Desulfurobacterium atlanticum contains the following coding sequences:
- a CDS encoding glutamate-ammonia-ligase adenylyltransferase, with translation MKYLLPRLRNEYSDRWQKVLDIVESEPLPNPKRALIFIDKLKTKLEHKFPDFFLDEAFLVDLIYLFSYSQFLGDFFVKYPEEIEKLASIYRKKLCRKDFLLSFPESMDETNFKKLIRFHHRLHMARIVLRDIRKLDSLLYLTRDVTLLHDAILDASLRFATGVMEKRYGKPEGSGFCIVDMGKAAGFELNYSSDLDVIYVYYSRYGRTTGGSYGSLDNHDYFSLFSEYITKLITENTKEGKCFELDLRLRPNGTMGPICNDIEALEEYYTAVARPWERFALLKSRPSAGDLKTTGIEFVKLITPFVYRKYIDFTLIEEVLRLKELIKAKVSKKLSKIDVKLGEGGIREIEFIVQAFQIIFGGKNPHIRSRNTLIALEKLRHWGFLTESEYRVLKESYLFLRRTEHMIQITNFRQTQTFHPDSEEAEELAKKLGFETKEKFLSYLKEIMSAVHQMFERFFPTEKKKTLSSLTVEDLKKKEFFEPEEIKRFIDYLFNGKLLSAEAQNRLDIMGETFIDLIFEMPDSRECMKNLITFLEKEEGKIYFLSYLKEINTLKVILMLLSMKEFFIKRFLKNPEILEYIFDPEGIERERSIEIISKTFDLIKNDNLAKDLEEVRAVLRYLLGRSDVKTLNRELTNVADVVINRVYKDLKPPFLVASLGKHGSREMNIGSDIDILFIFCDEKDKESYMNLIVDFIEKLKCFDYEVDTRLRPFGEKGELGFTVNYMESYFKESARVWERLAYTRFRVVAGNDDFKKLVNLKVKKFLFEENLDEKTLREILKMRERLEKELSKKSKLKYSVGGIVDSEFIAYTYQLLRKKWIGNVYDVLHEIARENARFSELPELFIHLREAEVEKRFYGKFISCENKLSDIMEKNRKLYLEFFEWIRPLVNTNGK, from the coding sequence ATGAAATACCTTTTACCCAGGTTGAGGAATGAATATTCAGATAGATGGCAAAAAGTGCTTGATATTGTTGAAAGTGAACCTCTGCCAAATCCTAAAAGAGCATTGATTTTTATTGATAAACTTAAAACAAAACTTGAGCATAAATTTCCCGATTTTTTTCTTGATGAAGCTTTTTTAGTGGATTTAATTTACCTGTTTTCCTATTCTCAATTTTTAGGTGATTTTTTTGTTAAATATCCAGAAGAGATAGAAAAATTAGCTTCCATTTACAGGAAAAAGTTATGCAGAAAGGATTTTCTGTTGTCTTTTCCTGAAAGTATGGATGAAACAAACTTTAAAAAACTTATCAGATTTCATCATCGTCTTCATATGGCAAGGATTGTTCTAAGAGATATAAGGAAGCTGGATTCTCTGCTCTATCTTACAAGGGATGTTACCCTTCTTCATGATGCTATTTTAGATGCTTCTTTAAGGTTTGCAACAGGTGTAATGGAAAAGAGGTATGGAAAACCTGAAGGTAGTGGTTTTTGTATCGTTGATATGGGAAAGGCTGCCGGGTTTGAACTTAACTACTCTTCCGATCTTGATGTTATATATGTTTACTATTCAAGATACGGAAGAACCACTGGCGGGAGCTATGGAAGTCTTGATAACCACGATTATTTTTCTCTTTTTTCAGAATACATAACAAAGCTTATTACAGAAAACACGAAAGAAGGTAAATGTTTTGAGCTTGATTTAAGATTGCGACCTAACGGGACAATGGGGCCTATATGTAACGATATAGAGGCACTGGAAGAATACTATACGGCGGTGGCAAGGCCGTGGGAGAGATTTGCTCTTTTAAAATCAAGACCGTCTGCGGGAGATTTAAAAACAACAGGAATTGAATTTGTAAAGCTTATCACTCCTTTTGTTTATCGTAAATATATAGATTTTACTCTTATAGAGGAGGTTTTGAGATTAAAAGAACTTATAAAAGCCAAGGTTTCCAAAAAGCTTTCAAAGATTGATGTTAAACTCGGTGAAGGCGGAATTAGAGAAATTGAGTTTATTGTTCAAGCGTTTCAGATAATTTTTGGAGGAAAAAATCCCCATATAAGGTCCCGTAACACTCTTATAGCCCTTGAAAAATTACGTCACTGGGGATTCCTTACAGAATCAGAGTATAGGGTGCTGAAAGAGAGTTATCTGTTTTTAAGACGTACCGAACACATGATTCAGATAACAAATTTTCGTCAGACTCAAACTTTTCATCCAGACAGTGAAGAAGCGGAAGAACTTGCAAAGAAACTTGGCTTTGAGACAAAAGAAAAGTTTTTAAGTTATTTAAAAGAAATTATGTCAGCAGTTCATCAAATGTTTGAAAGGTTTTTCCCTACAGAAAAGAAAAAAACACTTTCTTCTCTTACAGTTGAAGATTTGAAAAAGAAAGAATTTTTTGAGCCTGAAGAGATAAAAAGATTTATTGATTATCTTTTTAACGGAAAACTTTTATCTGCAGAAGCACAAAATCGTCTTGATATTATGGGAGAAACATTTATAGACCTTATATTTGAGATGCCAGACTCAAGGGAGTGTATGAAAAATCTCATAACTTTTCTTGAAAAGGAAGAAGGGAAAATCTATTTTCTGTCCTATCTGAAAGAGATAAATACTTTGAAAGTTATTTTGATGCTTCTGTCTATGAAAGAATTTTTCATAAAGAGATTTTTAAAAAATCCTGAAATACTGGAGTATATCTTTGACCCAGAGGGTATAGAACGTGAACGGAGCATAGAAATTATAAGTAAAACTTTTGATTTAATTAAAAATGATAACCTTGCCAAGGATTTGGAAGAGGTCAGAGCGGTTTTAAGATATCTTCTTGGTAGAAGTGATGTTAAAACTTTAAACAGAGAGCTTACAAATGTTGCAGATGTTGTTATAAATAGAGTTTATAAGGATTTAAAGCCTCCTTTTCTTGTTGCTTCTCTTGGAAAGCACGGTAGCAGAGAGATGAATATAGGTTCTGACATAGACATACTTTTTATTTTTTGTGATGAGAAGGATAAAGAGAGCTATATGAATCTTATAGTAGATTTTATAGAAAAACTTAAATGTTTTGATTACGAAGTTGACACAAGGCTCAGACCTTTTGGAGAAAAGGGAGAGCTTGGTTTTACAGTAAATTATATGGAGAGTTATTTTAAAGAATCTGCACGTGTATGGGAAAGGCTTGCTTACACAAGGTTTAGAGTGGTTGCAGGGAATGATGATTTTAAAAAGCTGGTTAACTTAAAAGTGAAAAAGTTTTTGTTTGAAGAAAATCTTGACGAAAAAACTTTAAGAGAGATTTTAAAGATGAGAGAAAGGCTTGAGAAAGAACTTTCCAAAAAATCTAAATTAAAATATAGTGTAGGTGGAATTGTTGATTCTGAATTTATAGCTTATACTTATCAACTTCTGAGGAAAAAGTGGATAGGAAACGTTTATGACGTTCTTCATGAGATTGCCAGGGAAAATGCCCGATTTTCAGAGCTTCCTGAACTTTTTATACATTTGAGAGAAGCTGAAGTGGAAAAACGGTTTTACGGGAAGTTTATCAGTTGTGAAAATAAACTTTCTGATATTATGGAGAAAAACAGAAAGCTTTATCTGGAGTTTTTTGAATGGATAAGACCCTTAGTGAATACAAACGGGAAATAG
- the phoU gene encoding phosphate signaling complex protein PhoU encodes MVNKYVEELDELKRDFIEISDMARRIISEAMEALIDRDSDKARATYEYDKLIDLKELEIEEKCVRIFALYQPEASDLRFVVSILKSIADLERVGDLARDICEIAIYLSEYPPIKPYVDLPRMAIIVKEMLKDAILSILKGDIEMAKEVIEKDDIVDSFYDRITDELIEVVENDPKTAHIAVRLILVTRSLERVGDHATNIAEYAVYMKTGEIIKHQKALRWLREQEEKKNDRE; translated from the coding sequence ATGGTAAATAAATACGTTGAAGAACTTGATGAGCTAAAAAGGGATTTTATTGAAATTTCTGACATGGCAAGAAGAATCATCTCTGAAGCTATGGAGGCTCTTATAGATAGGGATTCTGATAAGGCAAGGGCAACTTACGAGTATGACAAGCTTATAGATTTAAAAGAGCTTGAAATTGAAGAAAAATGTGTGAGAATTTTTGCTCTTTATCAGCCTGAAGCTTCTGATTTAAGGTTTGTTGTTTCTATTTTAAAAAGCATTGCAGACCTTGAGAGAGTGGGAGACCTTGCAAGAGATATATGTGAAATTGCTATTTATCTTTCTGAATATCCTCCGATAAAACCTTATGTTGACCTGCCCAGAATGGCTATTATTGTGAAAGAGATGTTAAAAGATGCTATTCTTTCTATTTTAAAAGGTGATATAGAGATGGCAAAAGAGGTTATTGAAAAGGATGATATTGTTGATAGTTTTTACGATAGAATAACTGATGAGCTTATAGAAGTGGTTGAAAATGACCCTAAGACAGCACATATAGCTGTAAGACTTATCCTTGTTACCCGTTCTCTTGAAAGGGTTGGAGACCATGCTACAAATATAGCTGAATATGCTGTTTATATGAAAACAGGAGAGATTATTAAACATCAGAAAGCTTTAAGATGGCTTAGAGAGCAGGAGGAGAAGAAGAATGACAGAGAGTGA
- a CDS encoding roadblock/LC7 domain-containing protein produces the protein MPSKRELLEEVLANLTDALGADIFGALVATPDGQVVVSAMLKGGLSAEKLAAMAAAVVGTSERLSKVVEAGEFNDALIRCSSQNILTKRAGRRAILVCVVKSDANVGLLNIEVEDAIDRIKSILGV, from the coding sequence ATGCCAAGTAAAAGAGAACTACTTGAAGAAGTATTGGCCAATTTAACTGATGCTCTTGGTGCTGATATTTTTGGGGCTCTTGTAGCCACTCCAGATGGTCAGGTTGTTGTATCAGCAATGCTAAAAGGTGGCCTTAGTGCTGAGAAGCTGGCAGCTATGGCTGCTGCAGTTGTTGGAACGTCTGAAAGATTGTCAAAAGTTGTTGAGGCAGGAGAGTTTAATGATGCTCTTATAAGGTGCTCCAGTCAAAACATTTTAACTAAAAGGGCTGGAAGAAGAGCTATTCTTGTTTGTGTTGTTAAATCGGATGCAAATGTTGGTCTTTTAAATATAGAAGTTGAAGACGCGATTGATAGAATAAAGTCAATTCTTGGAGTTTAA
- a CDS encoding protein kinase, with protein MKFLTSQPLLAVDYPAGREDIVKKRIEKLERYGISLEKFIAKGYRGTVFSGKMFPPSYFSTPIKVAVKFARSDVDKVNFLLKEAEILEYLSNNDFVPAVYFYDKDFLVMEFVDGEPFDSKTFLHRKDFKEIVSVILEKCYLMDELGVEHTELKGKDHIVVNRFSVKFIDFESAKFAKSPRNLFQFLGAHLFNLPDDALERKGINVERVKKGMKTYKENREKGLKEVLEGLNL; from the coding sequence ATGAAATTCCTGACTTCACAACCGTTATTAGCAGTTGATTATCCGGCTGGAAGAGAAGATATAGTAAAAAAAAGAATTGAAAAACTTGAAAGATATGGCATATCGCTGGAAAAGTTTATTGCCAAAGGTTACAGAGGGACAGTTTTTTCAGGAAAAATGTTTCCTCCCAGTTACTTTTCAACACCTATTAAAGTTGCTGTAAAGTTTGCAAGAAGTGATGTTGATAAAGTAAATTTTCTGCTCAAAGAAGCAGAAATTCTTGAGTATCTTTCCAATAATGATTTTGTTCCTGCTGTTTATTTTTATGATAAAGATTTTCTTGTTATGGAGTTTGTGGATGGAGAGCCTTTTGATAGTAAGACTTTTCTGCACAGGAAAGATTTTAAAGAGATTGTTTCCGTAATTTTAGAAAAATGTTACTTGATGGATGAACTTGGAGTAGAACACACAGAACTTAAAGGCAAGGATCACATAGTTGTTAATAGATTTTCAGTTAAATTTATAGACTTTGAGAGTGCAAAGTTTGCAAAATCTCCGAGGAATCTGTTTCAATTTTTAGGTGCCCACCTTTTTAATTTACCTGATGATGCTTTGGAAAGAAAGGGTATTAATGTTGAAAGAGTAAAGAAAGGTATGAAAACGTATAAGGAAAACAGAGAAAAAGGCTTGAAAGAGGTTTTAGAAGGTCTAAATCTTTAA
- the ppa gene encoding inorganic diphosphatase, whose amino-acid sequence MDVKKIPAGKNVPEDIYAVIEIPQGSNIKYEVDKDSGAIFVDRFLFTPMFYPANYGFVPNTLADDGDPIDVLVISRAPVVPGSVIRCRPIGVLIMEDESGQDEKILAVPVDKLDLKYKNVREITDLPEAVLNEIKHFFEHYKDLEPGKWVKLKEYKGSEEAKALIMKAVENCK is encoded by the coding sequence ATGGATGTGAAGAAAATTCCAGCAGGGAAAAATGTTCCAGAAGATATCTATGCGGTTATAGAAATTCCGCAGGGTTCAAACATCAAATATGAAGTTGATAAAGATAGTGGTGCTATTTTTGTTGACAGATTTTTATTCACTCCGATGTTTTACCCTGCAAACTATGGATTTGTTCCAAATACACTTGCAGATGATGGTGACCCTATAGATGTTCTTGTTATTTCAAGAGCTCCTGTTGTTCCAGGTTCTGTAATAAGATGCAGGCCTATCGGTGTTCTTATAATGGAAGATGAAAGCGGTCAGGATGAGAAAATCCTTGCTGTGCCAGTAGATAAACTTGACTTAAAATACAAAAATGTTAGAGAAATAACTGACCTTCCAGAAGCTGTATTAAACGAGATTAAACACTTTTTTGAACATTACAAAGACCTTGAACCTGGTAAATGGGTTAAGCTAAAGGAATATAAAGGTTCTGAAGAAGCTAAAGCTCTTATTATGAAAGCTGTTGAAAACTGTAAATAA
- a CDS encoding heavy metal translocating P-type ATPase, with amino-acid sequence MSLPYKIVSFMEGRVQVKSDFFKYICVSEAGIESYIKSHFSGVISVKVSKKTGRVTVEYDPASFDVKEFFSFLASITSETVLDMLSQWDKENGNEQKEEETGEAKRRFILNSLAMGFGISKILPVNALSALTLALAMPVFKKAYNSLKQKKIDVYFLDSSAIAILALRGTPISSLLMVWLLSLGDYIEEMTQGSAHKAIRELLDYKNEEAWLVKNGSVERVSVELLEKGDKVVVYTGEKITVDGVVYDGEGLVNQASLTGESNPVLKKKGDKVYAGTYLEDGKLYVIAEKVGDETALAKIVKIIEESAAEQLQLQEKAEELANKAVIPTLALASYAALTGNLERATATLIVDYHTGIHVSTPVAVMSHMAYAAKKGILFKSGRYLEIMHKVDTVVFDKTGTLTIGHPTITEVVPLKVSEEEVIQIAATLEQRLTHPVAKAVVAYAKERNIELLKREDSQYYMGLGVEAKINGVTYYIGSSKFMEHKGIKIPQRIMKFREEMHKKGESVLYLVRGKVIIGLIGFTDPPRKESKFIVETLHSLGREVILCTGDNEGAAALIAQKLGIKKYYARAFPDEKARIIKELKKQGKVVAFLGDGVNDSPALSVADVGISIRSGADIAIEVADVVINESLCNLVEAFEISDLAMRNIEENYKINTIANTLGLVGSFFGFINPVVATLINNGTTILIGLNALKPMWKKKFREIEKIEQQCEMFAY; translated from the coding sequence ATGAGTCTCCCATATAAGATAGTTAGTTTCATGGAAGGCAGGGTTCAGGTTAAGAGTGATTTTTTTAAGTATATATGTGTGTCTGAAGCTGGAATAGAGAGCTATATAAAATCTCACTTTTCCGGTGTTATTTCTGTAAAAGTAAGCAAAAAAACGGGCAGGGTAACTGTTGAGTATGACCCTGCTTCCTTTGATGTTAAAGAGTTTTTCTCTTTTCTTGCTTCCATTACTTCTGAGACAGTTCTTGATATGCTTTCTCAGTGGGATAAAGAGAACGGAAATGAGCAAAAAGAGGAAGAAACAGGTGAAGCAAAAAGAAGGTTTATTTTAAACTCACTTGCAATGGGTTTTGGAATTTCAAAGATTTTGCCTGTAAATGCTCTTTCAGCTCTTACACTTGCGCTTGCAATGCCAGTTTTTAAGAAAGCGTATAATTCATTAAAGCAAAAGAAAATAGATGTCTATTTCCTTGATTCTTCAGCAATAGCAATCCTTGCATTAAGAGGAACTCCCATTTCTTCTCTTCTCATGGTGTGGTTGCTTTCCCTTGGTGATTATATAGAAGAAATGACTCAAGGTTCTGCCCATAAGGCTATTCGTGAACTTCTTGATTATAAAAACGAGGAAGCCTGGCTTGTCAAAAACGGTAGTGTTGAGAGGGTTTCGGTAGAGCTTTTAGAAAAAGGGGATAAAGTAGTTGTTTACACTGGAGAGAAAATTACTGTTGATGGTGTTGTTTATGACGGTGAAGGACTTGTAAATCAGGCTTCATTAACGGGAGAATCCAATCCGGTTCTTAAGAAAAAAGGAGATAAAGTTTATGCTGGCACCTATCTTGAGGATGGAAAGCTTTATGTAATAGCTGAGAAGGTTGGAGATGAAACGGCTCTTGCAAAAATAGTTAAAATCATAGAGGAAAGTGCTGCTGAACAGTTGCAGCTTCAGGAGAAAGCAGAGGAGCTTGCCAATAAAGCTGTTATACCAACGCTTGCTCTTGCATCTTACGCTGCTTTAACCGGGAACCTTGAAAGGGCAACAGCCACTTTGATAGTTGATTATCATACAGGTATTCATGTTTCAACTCCTGTTGCGGTTATGTCTCACATGGCATATGCGGCAAAAAAAGGAATTCTCTTTAAAAGTGGTAGATACCTTGAGATAATGCACAAAGTTGATACGGTAGTTTTTGATAAAACAGGAACTCTAACAATAGGTCATCCTACAATTACAGAAGTTGTTCCATTAAAGGTTTCTGAAGAAGAAGTTATTCAAATAGCTGCCACTCTTGAGCAGAGATTGACCCATCCTGTTGCTAAAGCGGTTGTGGCTTATGCTAAGGAAAGGAACATTGAACTTTTAAAGAGAGAAGATTCTCAGTATTATATGGGACTTGGGGTAGAAGCTAAGATTAATGGTGTTACATATTACATAGGAAGTTCAAAATTTATGGAACATAAGGGAATAAAAATTCCCCAACGTATAATGAAGTTTAGAGAGGAGATGCACAAAAAAGGAGAATCGGTCCTCTATCTGGTGAGAGGTAAAGTGATAATAGGTCTTATTGGATTTACCGATCCTCCAAGGAAGGAGTCAAAATTTATTGTTGAAACTCTACATAGCCTTGGTAGAGAAGTTATTCTTTGCACAGGGGATAACGAAGGGGCTGCAGCTTTGATAGCTCAGAAACTGGGTATTAAGAAGTATTATGCCAGGGCTTTTCCTGATGAGAAAGCAAGAATAATTAAAGAGTTGAAAAAGCAGGGCAAAGTTGTAGCGTTTCTTGGGGATGGAGTTAACGATTCTCCTGCTCTTTCGGTTGCTGATGTTGGCATTTCAATCCGTAGCGGTGCTGATATAGCTATAGAAGTTGCAGATGTGGTTATTAATGAAAGTTTATGTAATCTCGTTGAGGCTTTTGAGATTTCTGACCTTGCGATGAGAAATATAGAGGAAAACTACAAAATAAATACCATAGCAAATACGCTTGGTCTTGTAGGTTCTTTCTTTGGTTTTATAAATCCTGTTGTTGCAACTCTTATAAATAATGGGACTACTATTCTCATAGGTTTAAATGCTTTAAAACCTATGTGGAAGAAAAAGTTCAGAGAGATAGAAAAGATAGAGCAGCAGTGTGAAATGTTTGCTTATTAA
- a CDS encoding H(2)-dependent methylenetetrahydromethanopterin dehydrogenase-related protein, protein MKVAVFGFGNQSYYRDVINMESLLGGEPPFGGARMAMEFAQAGYEVVLSDPHISTIDASLIEKVKAAGVELTTDDAVAAKDAEVAILFTPFRSGISMKIAERIIPHLGKGAVICTTCTMPVLVFEVAVKKTLFMEDREDIGFSTMHPAAVPGTPKHKHYFIATNELLEDHIVEPEQIEKLKKLAQDTGKTPYLIPAELVSAMGDMGVVATSAAFASALEYYAVSRKYLKTTKEMTEFQLAQAFQVMASIIAKYGLEGLVKFINSEALKVSLSSMLYDEKIQKVAFSSMEALENIRAISEDLPEKTKIFTKYEPTFLSAPSPMLISYIEELAGEDVAKGIIREALRKLYEGNKS, encoded by the coding sequence ATGAAAGTTGCTGTTTTTGGTTTTGGTAACCAGAGTTATTACAGAGATGTTATAAATATGGAAAGCCTACTTGGAGGGGAGCCACCTTTTGGTGGTGCAAGAATGGCTATGGAGTTTGCGCAGGCTGGCTATGAAGTTGTTCTTTCTGACCCACATATATCAACTATTGATGCGTCTCTTATTGAAAAGGTTAAAGCAGCTGGAGTTGAATTGACTACCGATGATGCTGTTGCTGCAAAAGATGCAGAAGTGGCCATTTTATTTACTCCTTTCAGAAGTGGCATTTCAATGAAGATAGCAGAGAGGATAATTCCACATCTTGGGAAGGGTGCTGTAATCTGCACAACATGTACAATGCCGGTTCTTGTTTTTGAAGTGGCAGTTAAAAAGACGCTCTTTATGGAAGATAGAGAAGATATCGGCTTCTCAACAATGCATCCGGCCGCTGTTCCTGGGACCCCTAAGCATAAACATTATTTTATAGCAACAAATGAACTTCTTGAGGATCATATTGTTGAACCTGAGCAGATTGAGAAGTTGAAAAAACTTGCCCAGGATACAGGTAAAACACCCTATCTTATACCGGCTGAGCTTGTGTCAGCTATGGGGGATATGGGAGTTGTTGCTACATCTGCAGCTTTTGCAAGTGCCCTTGAGTACTATGCTGTTTCCAGGAAATATTTGAAAACCACAAAAGAGATGACAGAATTTCAGCTTGCTCAGGCGTTTCAGGTAATGGCAAGTATTATTGCAAAGTATGGCCTTGAAGGTCTTGTAAAATTTATAAATTCTGAAGCTTTGAAAGTTTCTTTAAGTTCTATGCTGTATGATGAGAAAATTCAAAAGGTGGCTTTCTCTTCTATGGAGGCTCTTGAAAATATTAGGGCTATATCTGAAGATTTACCGGAGAAAACAAAAATTTTTACTAAATATGAACCAACCTTTCTATCTGCTCCATCTCCAATGCTTATATCTTACATAGAAGAGCTTGCCGGTGAAGATGTTGCAAAGGGTATTATCAGAGAGGCTTTAAGGAAACTTTACGAAGGAAATAAATCGTAA
- a CDS encoding prohibitin family protein, translated as MTESDRLKKTPLKPFFFIPVFFLIIILLVNSFITIDAGEVGVRLRLGKIDKEELYPGFHFIIPAVDKVVIFSTRVEKIDMTQAHRNPISALSMEGLPAVLDVTILYRIVPSKADEIYKNFGTDYAQKLIVPIARESVRNIVAQYKIEDLYSSKRAELQKRIFDEIRTRLEGDNIKVTDVLLRNVKLPAKVVEKIEEKLRAKEEAEKMKFVIQKEKLEAERKITEAKGIAESNKIIADSLSNSYLQWYYLQTIKSLANGPNNTFIITPYDKNLVPLLNLNKK; from the coding sequence ATGACAGAGAGTGACCGGTTAAAGAAAACACCGTTGAAACCGTTTTTCTTTATACCGGTTTTCTTCTTGATAATTATACTTCTGGTAAATTCGTTTATAACGATAGATGCCGGGGAAGTGGGGGTAAGGCTTCGTCTTGGTAAGATAGATAAAGAGGAGCTTTATCCTGGCTTTCATTTTATAATTCCTGCTGTGGATAAAGTTGTTATCTTCTCAACCAGAGTTGAGAAGATAGATATGACTCAAGCTCATAGAAATCCCATATCTGCTTTAAGTATGGAAGGATTACCTGCTGTTCTTGATGTTACCATTCTTTACAGAATTGTTCCTTCAAAAGCTGATGAGATATATAAAAATTTTGGAACAGATTACGCTCAAAAGCTAATTGTACCGATTGCGAGAGAATCTGTAAGGAATATCGTTGCTCAGTATAAGATTGAAGATCTTTACTCTTCTAAAAGGGCAGAACTTCAAAAACGTATATTTGATGAGATAAGAACAAGGCTTGAAGGGGATAATATTAAAGTTACCGATGTTCTTCTGAGAAATGTGAAGCTTCCTGCTAAAGTGGTTGAGAAGATAGAGGAGAAACTTCGTGCAAAAGAGGAAGCAGAAAAGATGAAATTTGTTATCCAGAAAGAGAAGCTTGAGGCTGAAAGAAAAATTACAGAGGCTAAAGGTATTGCTGAATCAAATAAAATAATAGCCGATTCTCTTTCTAACTCCTATTTGCAGTGGTATTATCTGCAAACTATTAAATCACTTGCTAATGGACCAAACAACACATTTATAATAACGCCTTACGATAAAAATCTTGTTCCGCTTCTTAACCTTAATAAAAAATGA
- the guaB gene encoding IMP dehydrogenase, which yields MLDEHVKEALTFDDVLLVPNYSEVLPSEVDVSTQLTKKIRLNIPIMSAAMDTVTEADLAIAIARQGGIGIIHKNMTIEEQAEEVDRVKRSESGMIVKPVTVSPEQTIADAENLMRKYKISGLPVTDESGRLLGIITNRDIRFVKDFSIKIADVMTKENLKVVPVGTTLDQAKEILQKHKIEKLPVVDDKGYLKGLITIKDIEKKEKYPLASKDNLGRLMVGAAVGVGPDAIERVKALVEAGVDVIVVDTAHGHSRKVLETVERLKVEFPELDVIAGNVATAEATEALIKAGADAVKVGIGPGSICTTRVVAGVGVPQLTAVAECVKVADKYNISIIADGGIKFSGDIAKAIGAGARVIMIGSLFAGTKESPGELILYQGRSYKVYRGMGSLGAMKKGSKDRYFQSEVEEKKLVPEGIEGMVPYRGPLADTIHQLIGGLKAGMGYCGAANIEEMRKKARFVKITSAGLKESHVHDVIITKEAPNYWIER from the coding sequence ATGCTTGATGAACATGTGAAAGAAGCCCTTACTTTTGACGATGTTTTACTTGTTCCCAATTATTCAGAGGTTCTTCCTTCAGAAGTTGATGTTTCCACTCAGCTTACAAAGAAGATCAGACTGAATATCCCTATAATGAGTGCTGCTATGGATACTGTTACAGAGGCTGACCTTGCAATAGCTATTGCAAGGCAGGGTGGTATAGGTATTATTCATAAAAATATGACTATTGAAGAGCAAGCTGAAGAGGTTGATAGGGTAAAACGTTCTGAAAGTGGGATGATAGTTAAACCTGTAACCGTTTCACCTGAACAGACGATAGCTGATGCAGAAAACTTGATGAGAAAGTATAAGATTTCCGGCCTTCCTGTAACAGACGAATCTGGAAGGTTGCTTGGTATCATTACAAACAGGGATATTAGATTTGTGAAGGATTTCTCAATAAAGATTGCTGATGTTATGACGAAAGAGAATCTGAAAGTTGTTCCTGTTGGTACAACCTTGGACCAGGCCAAAGAGATTCTCCAGAAACATAAAATAGAGAAACTTCCCGTGGTTGACGATAAAGGATATTTAAAAGGGCTTATAACCATTAAAGATATTGAGAAAAAAGAAAAATATCCTCTTGCAAGTAAAGACAACCTTGGAAGGCTTATGGTAGGAGCTGCTGTAGGTGTTGGGCCAGATGCTATTGAAAGGGTTAAGGCACTTGTAGAAGCTGGCGTTGATGTTATTGTTGTTGATACAGCTCACGGCCACTCAAGGAAGGTTCTTGAAACTGTTGAAAGACTAAAAGTTGAATTTCCAGAACTTGATGTTATTGCCGGCAATGTTGCTACTGCTGAAGCTACAGAAGCATTGATAAAAGCGGGAGCTGATGCTGTTAAAGTAGGAATAGGTCCAGGTTCTATATGCACAACGAGAGTTGTTGCCGGAGTTGGTGTTCCACAGCTTACAGCTGTTGCTGAATGTGTAAAAGTTGCTGATAAGTATAATATCTCCATTATTGCTGATGGTGGTATTAAGTTTTCTGGAGATATTGCAAAGGCTATAGGAGCTGGGGCAAGAGTGATAATGATTGGCAGTCTTTTTGCAGGAACAAAAGAGAGTCCTGGAGAGTTAATTCTTTATCAGGGTAGAAGTTATAAGGTATACAGAGGAATGGGTTCTCTTGGAGCGATGAAGAAAGGAAGTAAAGATAGATATTTCCAGTCTGAAGTTGAAGAGAAAAAGCTTGTTCCTGAAGGTATAGAGGGAATGGTTCCATATAGAGGTCCTCTTGCAGATACTATACATCAGCTTATAGGTGGATTAAAAGCTGGTATGGGTTACTGTGGTGCAGCTAATATTGAGGAGATGAGAAAGAAAGCAAGATTTGTAAAAATCACCTCTGCAGGCTTAAAAGAGTCTCACGTTCACGATGTTATCATTACTAAAGAAGCTCCAAACTACTGGATAGAGCGATAA